Proteins encoded together in one Candidatus Xianfuyuplasma coldseepsis window:
- a CDS encoding beta-propeller domain-containing protein, with protein sequence MRRLLIAVLGLLFLTGCNALNEGKIVIPEYCSEGFHLVGDLCVENDDTTPTEAQFTSSDDLMSLVADFNERYDSASPFIATRGGWVDMEFDATAEDAPTATNDEQGSDDYSETNNQVEGVDEMDNVLTDGKYLYITNYNKVQIVLAYTIESGINNMALVEEITFDELQGDHDYFYFTGLYVDEERLLIVGHSYDYACDVYYDEKIDEEGDVTTEDDIYYQECWYYRSTTTTHVFEYDKADFSLVNEYQMSGYFVGSRKIDDNMYFVTNEYIPFYLAETDENFDLDQYLPSYNVNGQDVFLDYEDILYMDGTQPYNFTSFFGINLETKEVSTEVVLGEGGYNMYVSTNNIYFTGTSWNFNMDVLVAVEEAVEADDEEALDEIDDNPYEISTSIMKLSINDGIVDFVAETSVPGSGLDQFAFDEHNGYLRLVTTEFNWWWGWWMEDATENEINNRLYVLDEDLNVVSTLEGIGKPGESVQSVRFVGDYAYVVTFLRTDPFYVIDLSDPANPVKLSELIIPGFSDYLQPINEDYILGIGYGDNDGGTNGLKISLYDVSDKTEAVVASELIYPYSDNSYMWTSTLYNHKDLVVSVDKGIIALPYNRYEYGSTEDNWWYRYNTGVLVLNLDIEDGEISERGWVEHSESNSYDTYVYKSKFISDYLFTISSKFVMVSLLDDPETILNQVQIGESREYDYPDEEVEPVDPEVVDPDTETGTGDATETIYSDFVHVYSWDEALHMGEHEYFVYVYSPTCSACIELEEIMLEFVQSSDIEVIFLNIGDVDNLDDYPYDAYPLLARVNQMDVFEEYLGSDEIFGFIQ encoded by the coding sequence ATGAGACGACTATTAATAGCAGTACTTGGATTGTTATTTCTTACCGGTTGTAACGCCTTAAATGAAGGTAAGATAGTAATTCCAGAATACTGTAGTGAAGGCTTCCACTTAGTGGGAGATTTATGTGTGGAAAATGATGATACCACACCTACAGAAGCACAATTTACAAGCAGTGACGACTTAATGAGTTTAGTCGCTGATTTCAATGAACGGTATGACAGCGCATCGCCATTCATCGCGACCCGTGGAGGTTGGGTTGATATGGAATTCGATGCTACTGCAGAAGACGCACCGACTGCTACCAATGATGAACAAGGCAGTGATGATTATTCGGAAACCAATAATCAAGTTGAAGGTGTCGATGAAATGGACAATGTATTAACCGATGGAAAATACTTGTACATTACCAATTATAATAAGGTTCAAATTGTTCTTGCCTATACGATAGAATCGGGTATCAACAATATGGCCTTGGTGGAAGAAATCACCTTTGATGAATTACAAGGAGATCACGATTACTTCTACTTCACCGGACTCTATGTGGATGAGGAACGTCTATTAATTGTTGGCCATTCATACGATTATGCGTGTGACGTCTACTATGATGAAAAGATCGATGAAGAAGGTGATGTGACTACTGAAGATGATATCTATTATCAAGAATGTTGGTATTATCGCAGTACGACAACAACACATGTATTTGAATATGACAAAGCGGATTTCTCACTAGTAAACGAATACCAAATGAGCGGATATTTTGTTGGTTCTCGTAAAATTGATGATAACATGTACTTCGTTACCAATGAATACATCCCATTCTACCTAGCTGAAACCGATGAAAACTTTGATTTGGATCAATATTTACCATCGTATAACGTCAATGGTCAAGATGTATTCTTAGACTATGAAGATATTCTATATATGGATGGTACCCAACCATACAACTTCACCAGTTTCTTTGGAATTAATTTAGAAACCAAAGAAGTATCTACGGAAGTCGTTCTTGGTGAAGGTGGATACAACATGTATGTCTCTACCAATAATATTTATTTCACAGGTACTTCTTGGAATTTCAATATGGATGTATTGGTAGCTGTTGAAGAAGCTGTTGAGGCAGATGATGAAGAAGCCTTGGATGAGATTGATGATAATCCTTATGAAATCAGTACTAGCATTATGAAGTTATCAATTAATGATGGAATTGTTGATTTTGTAGCAGAAACCAGTGTTCCCGGTTCTGGATTGGATCAATTTGCCTTTGATGAACACAATGGATATTTACGCCTCGTAACCACCGAATTTAACTGGTGGTGGGGATGGTGGATGGAAGATGCTACCGAAAATGAAATCAACAACCGCCTCTATGTCCTCGATGAAGACTTGAATGTTGTCAGTACCTTAGAAGGTATTGGCAAGCCTGGAGAAAGCGTTCAAAGCGTTCGCTTCGTTGGTGATTATGCCTATGTTGTTACCTTCTTACGGACCGACCCATTCTATGTCATTGACTTAAGTGATCCAGCAAACCCTGTTAAATTAAGTGAACTTATCATACCTGGATTTAGTGATTACCTACAACCCATCAATGAAGATTACATCTTAGGTATTGGATATGGTGATAACGATGGTGGAACCAATGGATTAAAAATCTCATTGTATGATGTATCCGATAAAACAGAAGCTGTTGTAGCAAGTGAACTTATCTATCCATACTCTGATAATTCATATATGTGGACAAGCACCTTATACAACCACAAAGATTTAGTTGTATCGGTCGATAAAGGAATCATCGCACTGCCATACAACCGTTATGAATATGGTAGTACCGAAGACAATTGGTGGTATCGTTATAACACCGGTGTCCTCGTGTTAAACTTGGACATTGAAGACGGTGAAATCAGTGAACGTGGTTGGGTCGAACACAGTGAATCCAACAGTTATGATACCTATGTATATAAATCCAAATTCATCAGTGATTACCTATTTACCATCAGTTCCAAATTTGTTATGGTATCACTCTTAGATGATCCGGAAACGATTCTCAATCAAGTTCAGATCGGTGAAAGTCGTGAGTACGATTATCCCGATGAAGAAGTCGAACCTGTTGATCCTGAAGTTGTCGATCCCGATACCGAAACGGGAACTGGTGATGCAACCGAAACAATCTACAGCGATTTCGTTCATGTATACAGTTGGGATGAAGCACTTCATATGGGGGAACATGAATACTTCGTATACGTATACAGTCCCACTTGTAGTGCATGTATAGAACTGGAAGAAATCATGCTTGAGTTTGTTCAAAGTAGTGACATTGAAGTCATCTTCTTGAACATTGGTGATGTGGACAATCTTGATGATTATCCATATGATGCATATCCATTATTGGCTCGCGTCAATCAAATGGATGTATTCGAAGAGTACTTAGGCAGCGATGAGATTTTTGGTTTTATTCAGTAA
- a CDS encoding FAD-dependent oxidoreductase, which produces MSKRIAIIGTGPSGMAAAQVLASDGYNVTMYEKHDRPGGILMYGIPQMKLNKNNVLKKAQILQDLGVEFILNTNVTKEDVANTISSEYDAVLLATGAEKARDISIDGRQLSNIFFAMEYLTDNTKHLLDGSPLKIDAKGKNVVIIGGGDTANDCVATALSQGAKSVRQLEISPKDQPRKKNSYDFDEDEIRLYQKTAVKFIDCDGEGCVAKVVTDQVDFVRDENGTKIEFNNLNGEMEADLVFVAIGFLGPLEEALDAFDVELDRSVHNKDTDVFTTNKENIFICGDARRGQSLIKWAIGEGKMAALAIERYLQ; this is translated from the coding sequence ATGAGCAAACGTATCGCAATTATTGGAACCGGTCCTTCAGGGATGGCAGCAGCCCAAGTGTTAGCAAGTGATGGGTACAACGTCACAATGTATGAAAAACATGATCGTCCTGGTGGAATACTAATGTATGGAATCCCACAAATGAAATTAAATAAAAACAACGTCTTAAAGAAAGCTCAAATTTTACAAGATCTCGGTGTCGAGTTCATCTTGAATACCAACGTCACCAAAGAAGATGTCGCCAATACAATATCAAGCGAGTACGATGCTGTATTATTAGCAACCGGTGCCGAAAAAGCACGCGACATCAGCATTGATGGACGACAACTCAGCAATATCTTTTTCGCAATGGAGTATCTAACCGACAATACGAAACATCTTCTAGATGGATCCCCACTCAAAATCGATGCCAAAGGAAAAAATGTTGTCATCATTGGTGGTGGAGATACTGCAAATGATTGTGTTGCTACAGCGCTCAGTCAAGGCGCAAAATCCGTACGACAATTAGAGATTAGCCCCAAAGATCAACCACGGAAAAAGAACTCGTACGATTTTGACGAAGATGAAATTCGTTTATACCAAAAAACCGCCGTTAAGTTCATTGATTGCGATGGAGAAGGTTGTGTTGCCAAGGTTGTCACCGATCAAGTTGATTTTGTTCGTGATGAGAATGGAACGAAGATTGAATTCAATAATCTCAATGGAGAAATGGAAGCGGACTTAGTATTTGTCGCCATCGGGTTTTTAGGTCCCTTAGAAGAAGCACTTGACGCATTTGATGTGGAACTGGACCGCAGTGTTCACAATAAAGATACCGACGTCTTTACAACCAACAAAGAAAACATCTTTATTTGCGGTGATGCACGCCGTGGCCAAAGCTTAATTAAATGGGCCATCGGTGAAGGAAAAATGGCTGCACTTGCAATTGAACGATACTTACAATAA